From a single Streptomyces liliifuscus genomic region:
- a CDS encoding serine hydrolase domain-containing protein: MALDRSVVAPEAVGVDPHRLDVLLRRIRLEVDHGPLPSAQVAVARGGRLVAFETWGEAGPDTRYVLQSVGRSIVAGVVWKLIGDGLLDVGEQVAAIIPEFAPNGKEAVTVEHVLTHTAGFPFAPLGYPKMLDREQRLAAFGRWRLDSAPGSRFQFHLTSAAWLIAEIVERRTGLTFAEYLHERITRPLGLSSIELGVPVDRQPGTVAPMIATDRTDDDQDPDPWGPWYLSDPRVLAAGEPSHALVATAADVALYFQALEHSGLWKPEAVVEGTRIRLTEHPHGEQIYGGGSGRRTSMGLFVTVAGPDAGSQLPSTGSPLLFGSAGAAYQLGFMDPESGLSLACLSNGYPLAGYDHSRRGTALLTNLANLAADLAD; the protein is encoded by the coding sequence ATGGCACTTGACCGCTCCGTCGTCGCCCCGGAGGCCGTCGGCGTCGATCCGCACCGGCTCGACGTACTGCTGCGCAGGATCCGGCTGGAGGTCGACCACGGACCGTTGCCGTCAGCTCAGGTCGCCGTCGCCCGGGGCGGTCGGCTGGTGGCCTTCGAGACTTGGGGCGAGGCCGGTCCGGACACCCGGTACGTCCTGCAGTCCGTCGGACGGTCGATCGTCGCGGGCGTCGTGTGGAAGCTGATCGGCGACGGGCTGCTGGACGTGGGTGAGCAAGTCGCCGCGATCATCCCGGAGTTCGCGCCGAACGGGAAGGAGGCGGTGACGGTCGAGCACGTCCTCACGCACACCGCCGGCTTCCCGTTCGCACCGCTCGGGTACCCGAAGATGCTCGACCGCGAGCAACGGCTCGCCGCGTTCGGCCGCTGGCGGCTCGATTCCGCGCCGGGCAGCCGCTTCCAGTTCCACCTCACCTCGGCGGCCTGGCTGATCGCCGAGATCGTCGAGCGGCGTACGGGCCTGACCTTCGCCGAGTACCTGCACGAACGGATCACCCGCCCGCTGGGCCTGTCCTCGATCGAACTCGGCGTCCCCGTGGACCGACAGCCCGGTACCGTCGCCCCGATGATCGCCACCGACCGGACGGACGACGACCAGGACCCCGACCCCTGGGGGCCCTGGTACCTGTCCGACCCGCGCGTGCTCGCGGCCGGCGAGCCCAGTCACGCATTGGTCGCCACCGCCGCCGACGTCGCCCTGTACTTCCAGGCGCTGGAGCACTCGGGCCTGTGGAAGCCGGAAGCGGTGGTGGAGGGCACCAGGATCCGCCTGACCGAGCACCCGCACGGCGAACAGATCTACGGGGGCGGCAGCGGGCGGCGTACGAGCATGGGGCTGTTCGTCACCGTGGCCGGACCGGACGCGGGCAGCCAACTGCCTTCCACAGGCTCGCCGTTGCTCTTCGGCAGCGCAGGCGCCGCGTACCAACTGGGCTTCATGGACCCGGAGTCCGGCCTGTCCTTGGCCTGTCTGAGCAACGGTTACCCGCTCGCGGGCTACGACCACTCGCGGCGCGGCACGGCCCTGCTCACCAACCTGGCGAACCTCGCGGCCGATCTGGCCGACTGA
- a CDS encoding class I adenylate-forming enzyme family protein, whose protein sequence is MGGAQKAVAAPTWTAMVNRAYDHARPAVRFRDVGWTGRELLDRAGGAADLLDTLGLAPGEPVPALIATSADALALVIGGAGSGHPLAPLGVRATPYEVAAVVKASGSQLLLAQPEFAELGEHVAQLVGCPAVVVPELRPSGRALTAEPDALAAVLHTSGTTGIPKPVPMTQRRLAARAHVNGRLCALGPDSFYGGSAPFHHIAGLGNIAVALAAGALITGLPRFTVEGWALLRELGTTHTSMVPAMLETLLAAGQARHERLRVLQYGGAPIRPGTLRRTYEAMPGVRMLNMFGQTEGSPISVLTPEDHREAVAGHAALLRSVGRAAPGVELRVRDAGPDGVGEIHARADHLFRVDAEGWLHSGDLGRVSEDGYLYLSGRRTDMIIRGGENVHPLEVETVLASHPGIADVAVAGAPDDRLGQTVVAFVVPSDLDDPPEPAALRTYARDRLSGFKVPVRWWFVDELPRNANGKVMRRGLREPPVNKGDSYGT, encoded by the coding sequence ATGGGCGGCGCGCAGAAGGCCGTAGCGGCACCCACCTGGACCGCGATGGTCAACCGTGCCTACGACCACGCGCGCCCCGCCGTCCGGTTCCGAGACGTGGGCTGGACAGGACGAGAACTCCTCGACCGGGCGGGCGGCGCGGCCGACCTGCTGGACACGCTCGGCCTCGCCCCCGGTGAACCGGTACCCGCACTGATCGCCACCTCCGCCGACGCCCTCGCGCTGGTCATCGGCGGCGCGGGATCGGGCCACCCGCTGGCCCCCCTCGGCGTCCGCGCGACCCCGTACGAGGTCGCGGCGGTGGTCAAGGCGTCAGGATCCCAACTCCTCCTTGCCCAACCGGAGTTCGCCGAACTCGGTGAGCATGTCGCCCAACTGGTCGGCTGCCCGGCCGTTGTCGTTCCTGAACTGCGCCCGAGCGGGCGGGCGTTGACCGCCGAGCCCGACGCGCTCGCCGCCGTCCTGCACACCTCCGGGACGACCGGCATCCCCAAACCCGTCCCCATGACACAGCGGCGGCTGGCGGCCCGCGCCCACGTCAACGGCCGGCTCTGCGCGCTCGGCCCGGACAGCTTCTACGGAGGCAGCGCGCCCTTCCACCACATCGCGGGCCTCGGCAACATCGCCGTCGCCCTCGCCGCCGGCGCGCTGATCACCGGCCTGCCGCGCTTCACCGTCGAGGGCTGGGCCCTGCTGCGGGAACTCGGCACCACCCACACCAGCATGGTCCCCGCGATGCTGGAAACGCTGCTTGCGGCCGGTCAGGCCCGCCACGAAAGGCTGCGCGTCCTCCAGTACGGCGGCGCGCCCATCCGCCCCGGCACACTGCGGCGCACGTACGAGGCGATGCCCGGTGTCCGCATGCTCAACATGTTCGGCCAGACGGAGGGCTCGCCGATCAGCGTGCTCACCCCGGAGGACCACCGCGAGGCGGTCGCCGGGCACGCCGCACTGTTGAGGTCCGTCGGACGGGCTGCCCCCGGCGTCGAGCTGCGGGTCCGCGACGCCGGGCCGGACGGGGTCGGCGAGATCCACGCCCGCGCCGACCATCTCTTCCGCGTGGACGCCGAGGGCTGGCTGCACAGCGGCGATCTGGGCCGGGTGTCGGAGGACGGCTACCTCTATCTGTCCGGCCGACGAACCGACATGATCATCCGAGGCGGCGAGAACGTCCACCCGCTGGAGGTGGAGACGGTTCTCGCCTCGCACCCCGGCATCGCGGACGTGGCGGTCGCCGGCGCGCCGGACGACCGGCTGGGCCAGACCGTCGTGGCCTTCGTCGTACCGTCCGACCTGGACGATCCACCAGAACCTGCGGCGCTCAGGACGTACGCCCGCGACCGCCTCTCCGGGTTCAAGGTGCCCGTCCGCTGGTGGTTCGTGGACGAGCTGCCGCGCAACGCCAACGGCAAGGTCATGCGCCGCGGCCTGCGGGAACCGCCGGTGAACAAGGGAGACTCGTATGGCACTTGA
- a CDS encoding MaoC/PaaZ C-terminal domain-containing protein, whose product MSLSADGIKVGETRESVLVEDLKRTRIVQYAGASGDYNPLHTDERFAIEVAGYPGVFAHGMLTMGMTGRVLTDWVGTEALLTFGVRFKAQVWPGDTLTATATVESVEDTPAGPVAHFSVRTVNQNGAEVVTGIAAARLEP is encoded by the coding sequence ATGAGCCTGAGCGCGGACGGCATCAAGGTCGGTGAGACCCGGGAGAGCGTGCTGGTCGAGGACCTGAAGCGCACCCGGATCGTGCAGTACGCGGGCGCGTCGGGCGACTACAACCCACTGCACACCGACGAGCGGTTCGCCATCGAAGTCGCGGGCTACCCCGGCGTGTTCGCCCACGGAATGCTCACGATGGGCATGACCGGCCGGGTCCTCACCGACTGGGTCGGCACCGAGGCGCTGCTGACCTTCGGCGTGCGCTTCAAGGCCCAGGTCTGGCCCGGGGACACCCTGACGGCCACGGCGACCGTCGAGTCCGTCGAGGACACACCGGCCGGACCGGTCGCCCACTTCTCCGTGCGCACCGTCAACCAGAACGGCGCCGAGGTGGTCACCGGCATCGCGGCGGCCCGGCTGGAGCCCTGA
- a CDS encoding FAS1-like dehydratase domain-containing protein, producing the protein MTGQPFPVEAGHIMMFARAIGDETQAHRGETALAPPTFTMASAQYDPDHRLRPRPGEEWFGSGSGPGAMPEGGGGLHAEQHFEYHRPVRAGETLYATTVPGRSWEKQGRTGRLLFSERVTEYRDAAGEPVVSARTVAVVPEGPATPKDAR; encoded by the coding sequence ATGACAGGGCAGCCGTTCCCCGTCGAGGCCGGGCACATCATGATGTTCGCCCGCGCCATCGGCGACGAGACCCAGGCCCACCGGGGCGAGACCGCACTCGCACCGCCCACCTTCACGATGGCGAGCGCTCAGTACGACCCGGACCATCGCCTGCGGCCCAGGCCGGGCGAGGAGTGGTTCGGGTCGGGGAGCGGTCCCGGGGCGATGCCCGAAGGCGGCGGCGGGCTGCACGCCGAGCAGCACTTCGAGTACCACCGCCCGGTCCGCGCGGGGGAGACCCTGTACGCGACCACCGTCCCCGGACGCAGCTGGGAGAAGCAGGGCCGCACCGGCCGTCTGCTGTTCAGCGAGCGCGTCACCGAGTACCGGGACGCCGCCGGCGAACCCGTCGTCAGCGCCCGGACCGTGGCCGTCGTGCCCGAGGGCCCCGCGACCCCGAAAGACGCACGATGA
- a CDS encoding enoyl-CoA hydratase-related protein, which translates to MPEEPAQDQDLVLYEVDEDGVATVTLNRPERKNAWSIPMERRFFALLDQAAEDPAVRVVVITGAGRAFCPGMDVQRLEQNAQPGQSLNLQARVPMYSRRDMPKPLIAAVNGACAGIGLVQALICDIRFAARGARFTTAFTRRGLAGEYNMPYVLPRVVGLENALDLLLSGRIFDADEAKELGLVSRVVEPEDLLDAARAYARDIARNCSPRAMAVVRHQVYGDLDRDFTGALARSYSAMEFFAGSPDFREGVASFVEKREPKFEGLPPDFDPEEATRDAFLPY; encoded by the coding sequence ATGCCCGAGGAGCCCGCCCAGGACCAGGACCTGGTGCTCTACGAGGTCGACGAGGACGGCGTCGCCACCGTCACCCTCAACCGGCCCGAGCGCAAGAACGCCTGGAGCATCCCCATGGAGCGCCGCTTCTTCGCGCTCCTCGACCAAGCCGCCGAGGACCCCGCCGTCCGGGTCGTGGTCATCACGGGCGCGGGCCGGGCGTTCTGCCCCGGCATGGACGTCCAGCGGCTGGAACAGAACGCACAGCCTGGCCAGTCCCTCAATCTCCAGGCCCGCGTTCCCATGTACAGCAGGCGCGACATGCCGAAGCCCCTGATCGCCGCCGTCAACGGTGCCTGCGCGGGCATCGGCCTGGTCCAGGCACTCATCTGCGACATACGCTTCGCCGCCCGCGGTGCCCGCTTCACCACCGCCTTCACCCGCCGCGGCCTGGCCGGCGAGTACAACATGCCGTACGTGCTGCCACGCGTCGTCGGCCTGGAAAACGCGCTCGACCTGCTGCTGTCCGGCCGGATCTTCGACGCCGACGAGGCGAAGGAACTCGGTCTCGTAAGCCGCGTCGTGGAGCCGGAGGACCTGCTCGACGCCGCCCGTGCCTACGCCCGCGACATCGCCCGCAACTGCTCCCCACGCGCCATGGCCGTCGTGCGCCACCAGGTGTACGGCGACCTCGACCGCGACTTCACCGGGGCACTCGCCCGCTCCTACTCCGCCATGGAGTTCTTCGCGGGCTCGCCGGACTTCCGTGAGGGTGTCGCCAGCTTCGTCGAGAAGCGGGAGCCGAAGTTCGAGGGGCTGCCTCCCGACTTCGACCCGGAGGAGGCCACCCGCGACGCCTTCCTGCCGTACTGA
- a CDS encoding PaaI family thioesterase: MTVAARTLTDQEQRERRAWFRARWERGVAFNRNCRMRMLRWDPDGVEVALPYAEALSAHEGVFHGGVISALIDTAGAGAVIAGHDFQKGSRLSTVSMSVQYLAPARGREAVAFARCVRRGHRLHFADVDVRMADGRICARGQVVVTISGERPGVGDPIEPLTEE; encoded by the coding sequence ATGACCGTCGCGGCGAGGACCCTCACCGATCAGGAGCAGCGCGAACGCCGTGCGTGGTTCCGGGCCCGCTGGGAACGCGGGGTCGCGTTCAACCGCAACTGCCGTATGCGCATGCTCCGTTGGGACCCCGACGGCGTTGAGGTGGCGCTTCCCTATGCCGAGGCCCTCTCCGCCCACGAAGGCGTCTTCCATGGCGGGGTGATCTCGGCGCTCATCGACACCGCGGGCGCCGGAGCCGTGATCGCCGGGCACGACTTCCAGAAGGGAAGCCGGCTCAGCACCGTGTCGATGTCGGTCCAGTACCTCGCGCCCGCCCGTGGCCGGGAGGCCGTCGCCTTCGCGCGGTGCGTCAGACGGGGCCACCGACTGCACTTCGCCGACGTCGACGTGCGGATGGCCGACGGACGCATCTGCGCCCGCGGCCAGGTGGTGGTGACCATCTCGGGGGAGCGCCCTGGCGTCGGTGACCCCATCGAACCGTTGACCGAGGAGTGA
- a CDS encoding CaiB/BaiF CoA transferase family protein, with the protein MPSTALAGIRVLDLSRILAAPLATQMLADLGAEVIKVERPGTGDDSRTYGPPFAAGPEGDRTDTAAFYLSCNRNKQSVTVNHATAEGQTLIRALAARSDVLVENFRAGTLAKYGLDHESLRELNPRLVYLSVTGFGQSGPYAQRPGYDGIFQAMSGMMSVSGHPAEPMKVGVSMVDILTGLYASTAVLAALRHRDATGEGQFIDLSLLDCGLASLSHFAMNYLVSGEVPQRRGNGGYGGIPSQAFQCKDKPLFLVAGNDKQFTAFCTAADRSDLLQDPRFATTSARITHREEILPVLEAILVTRTRDDWLAVLDEHDVPAGPFNELPEVFADPQIQHREMLVEAGDPVSGRVTLLANPIRFTATPVEGYTPPPTLGEHTAEVLLRLAGVTESQLDALRARGVV; encoded by the coding sequence ATGCCGTCGACCGCCCTGGCCGGAATCCGCGTCCTCGATCTGTCCCGCATCCTCGCGGCGCCGCTGGCCACCCAGATGCTCGCCGACCTCGGCGCGGAGGTGATCAAGGTCGAGCGGCCCGGGACGGGCGACGACTCACGGACGTACGGCCCGCCCTTCGCGGCCGGTCCCGAGGGCGACCGCACGGACACGGCCGCCTTCTATCTCTCGTGCAACCGCAACAAGCAGTCGGTCACCGTCAATCACGCCACCGCCGAGGGCCAGACGCTGATCCGCGCCCTCGCCGCCCGTTCGGACGTCCTCGTCGAGAACTTCCGCGCGGGGACGCTGGCGAAGTACGGCCTCGACCACGAGAGCCTGCGCGAGCTCAACCCGCGCCTGGTGTATCTGTCGGTCACCGGCTTCGGCCAGAGCGGCCCCTACGCCCAGCGGCCCGGCTACGACGGCATCTTCCAGGCCATGTCCGGGATGATGAGCGTCTCCGGACACCCCGCCGAACCGATGAAGGTCGGGGTCAGCATGGTCGACATCCTCACCGGGCTGTACGCCTCCACGGCCGTCCTGGCGGCACTGCGACACCGGGACGCCACCGGCGAGGGCCAGTTCATCGACCTCTCCCTGCTGGACTGCGGGCTCGCCTCGCTGTCGCACTTCGCGATGAACTACCTCGTGTCCGGGGAGGTTCCGCAGCGGCGCGGCAACGGCGGCTACGGCGGGATCCCTTCCCAGGCCTTCCAGTGCAAGGACAAGCCCCTGTTCCTCGTCGCCGGCAACGACAAGCAGTTCACCGCGTTCTGCACTGCGGCCGACCGCAGCGACCTTCTGCAGGACCCCCGTTTTGCCACGACGTCCGCCCGGATCACCCACCGCGAGGAGATCCTCCCGGTGCTGGAGGCGATCCTGGTCACCCGCACCCGTGACGACTGGCTCGCCGTACTCGACGAACACGACGTCCCGGCAGGCCCGTTCAACGAATTGCCAGAGGTCTTCGCCGATCCGCAGATACAACACCGGGAGATGCTGGTCGAGGCCGGGGATCCGGTGTCGGGGCGAGTGACGCTGCTCGCCAATCCCATCCGGTTCACGGCAACGCCTGTCGAGGGCTACACCCCGCCGCCGACTCTGGGCGAGCACACCGCCGAAGTCCTGCTCCGACTCGCCGGGGTGACGGAAAGTCAGCTCGATGCTCTGCGCGCTCGGGGTGTCGTCTGA